A DNA window from Hordeum vulgare subsp. vulgare chromosome 1H, MorexV3_pseudomolecules_assembly, whole genome shotgun sequence contains the following coding sequences:
- the LOC123414198 gene encoding zinc transporter 5-like — translation MGSRALAVLCLLAVSVSALLAPAHAVPAGGDDDGCEAESAGRDKAQALRLKIIAIFCILAGSAVGAGLPSLGRRFPALRPETDLFLAVKAFAGGVILATALVHILPAAFEALRSPCLVGGPWKRFPFAGLVAMLAAIATLIVDTVATGYFHRTNAKRAAAVTDEPAPDDRPARGDLESASDGHHGHAHAHAHGISVLAGPPDGDELVRHRVISQVLELGVVVHSLIIGMSLGASDFPSTVRPLVPALTFHQLFEGVGLGGCIVQAKFRLRSVVAMGLLFSMTTPVGIGVGIAISSVYDESSPTALVVQGLLEAAAAGILVYMALVDILAEDFSKPRVQSRARLQLALNVSLLLGAGLMSLLAIWA, via the exons ATGGGCTCGCGAGCGCTCGCCGTGCTCTGCCTGCTGGCCGTGTCCGTCTCCGCCCTGCTCGCGCCCGCGCACGCCGTACCtgccggcggcgacgacgacggctgcGAGGCCGAGTCGGCGGGGCGCGACAAGGCGCAGGCCCTGCGGCTCAAGATCATCGCCATCTTCTGCATCCTCGCGGGGAGCGCGGTCGGGGCGGGCCTGCCGTCCCTGGGTCGCCGGTTCCCGGCGCTCCGCCCGGAGACGGACCTCTTCCTCGCCGTCAAGGCCTTCGCGGGCGGCGTCATCCTCGCCACGGCGCTGGTGCACATCCTGCCGGCGGCCTTCGAGGCGCTGCGGTCCCCGTGCCTCGTGGGCGGGCCGTGGAAGCGCTTCCCGTTCGCCGGGCTTGTCGCCATGCTCGCCGCGATCGCCACGCTCATCGTGGACACCGTCGCCACGGGGTACTTCCACCGGACGAACGCCAAGCGGGCCGCCGCGGTCACCGACGAGCCGGCGCCCGATGACCGTCCCGCCCGCGGCGACCTGGAGTCGGCCTCTGACGGGCACCACGGGCACGCGCACGCGCACGCGCACGGCATTTCGGTGCTCGCCGGCCCGCCCGACGGCGACGAGCTCGTGCGCCACCGTGTCATCTCTCAG GTGCTGGAGCTGGGCGTGGTGGTGCACTCGCTGATCATCGGGATGTCGCTGGGCGCGTCCGACTTCCCGAGCACGGTGCGGCCGCTGGTGCCGGCGCTGACGTTCCACCAGCTCTTCGAGGGCGTCGGGCTTGGAGGGTGCATCGTTCAGGCCAAGTTTCGGCTCAGGTCTGTGGTGGCGATGGGGCTGCTCTTCTCCATGACGACCCCGGTGGGGATCGGCGTCGGCATCGCGATATCGTCGGTGTATGACGAGAGCAGCCCGACGGCGCTGGTCGTGCAGGGGCTGCTGGAGGCGGCCGCGGCGGGGATACTGGTCTACATGGCGCTCGTGGACATCCTGGCCGAGGACTTCAGCAAGCCCAGGGTGCAGAGCAGAGCGCGGCTGCAGCTCGCGCTCAACGTGTCGCTGCTGCTCGGGGCTGGCCTCATGTCCCTGCTCGCAATCTGGGCATGA
- the LOC123414214 gene encoding zinc transporter 9-like encodes MAAPSLKLAALCLLLVVTLSLLPLLARAECECEAGGEEEQDKAGSLRLRIIAIFCILVASAAGCAIPSLGRRFPALSPDRDLFFGVKAFAAGVILATSFVHILPEAFERLGSPCLVDGPWQKFPFAGLVAMLAAIATLVVDTIATGYFQRAAHAKKAAAVVGADDVEATPAHHGLVGHSHGVSAVVASSAAAADDGGAQLIRQRVISQVLELGIIVHSVIIGMSLGASQSASTIRPLVVALTFHQFFEGIGLGGCIVQAKFRLKSVLLMALFFSLTTPVGVVIGIGISSVYNENSPNTLITQGILSAAAAGILNYMALVDLLAEDFMNPRVQSNGRLQVIVNLSLLLGTALMSMLAVWA; translated from the exons ATGGCAGCACCCAGTCTCAAGCTCGCCGCCCTgtgcctcctcctcgtcgtcaccCTCTCCTTGCTCCCTCTGCTCGCCCGCGCCGAGTGCGAGTGcgaggccggcggcgaggaggagcaggacaagGCCGGCTCGCTGAGGCTCAGGATCATCGCCATCTTCTGCATCCTCGTGGCCAGCGCGGCCGGCTGCGCCATCCCGTCGCTCGGCCGGAGGTTCCCGGCGCTTAGCCCGGACAGGGATCTCTTCTTCGGCGTTAAGGCGTTTGCGGCGGGGGTCATCCTCGCCACCTCCTTCGTGCACATCCTCCCGGAGGCCTTCGAGCGGCTCGGCTCGCCGTGCCTCGTCGACGGGCCGTGGCAGAAGTTTCCGTTCGCCGGGCTGGTGGCCATGCTCGCGGCCATCGCCACGCTCGTCGTCGACACCATCGCCACAGGATACTTCCAACGCGCCGCGCACGCCAAGAAGGCCGCGGCCGTCGTCGGGGCCGACGACGTAGAGGCGACGCCGGCCCATCACGGCCTTGTCGGTCACTCCCACGGCGTGTCAGCCGTCGTCGCGTCATCGGCAGCGGCGGCCGACGACGGCGGCGCGCAGCTCATCCGCCAGCGTGTCATCTCGCAG GTGCTGGAGCTGGGGATCATAGTGCACTCGGTGATCATCGGCATGTCTCTCGGCGCATCCCAGAGCGCCAGCACGATCAGACCACTGGTGGTCGCGCTAACTTTCCATCAGTTCTTCGAAGGGATAGGGCTCGGAGGATGCATCGTTCAG GCCAAGTTCCGGCTGAAGTCCGTGCTGCTGATGGCGCTCTTCTTCTCACTCACCACGCCGGTCGGGGTCGTGATCGGCATCGGGATATCCTCTGTTTACAACGAGAACAGCCCCAACACCCTCATCACCCAAGGGAtcctcagcgccgccgccgcaggGATCCTCAACTACATGGCGCTGGTCGACCTTCTCGCCGAAGACTTCATGAACCCTAGGGTGCAGAGCAACGGAAGGCTACAGGTCATCGTAAACCTCTCCTTGCTGCTTGGGACGGCTCTCATGTCAATGCTCGCCGTATGGGCCTGA
- the LOC123444863 gene encoding ribonuclease P protein subunit p29-like isoform X1 has product MSTISDQKKRTLEAIQQRYAAAKAKKLQDEQPKCPKNKESTPKAKFDARRKGKTPESTPSRTSGQLPTFRAQGNSGHQQKPSASSGGEINPIYSEISFALHENLSQDDYSDLDSTDVVHSVVYDIIQKGGEAGKIAKGSKKLKLDRGILLDNYVQRGPILVDAQSRSLLIHSKRSKRHMSLKQHKKCGSFDLHDTFRRFDLYKPMHEMWKEYMRELTKSTPKKQLSENLLSADLHGALIIVAQCKAASYQGVSGIMIRDTAETFGIISEDNRFRVVPKAGSVFVLQADCWKVTLIGDKLSPKEKLKESQRMQHAQSLIR; this is encoded by the exons ATGTCAACTATTTCTGATCAGAAGAAACGGACCTTAGAAGCCATTCAACAACGGTATGCAGCAGCTAAAGCTAAGAAGCTGCAAGATGAACAGCCCAAGTGCCCGAAGAACAAAGAGAGTACCCCCAAGGCCAAGTTTGATGCACGGAGGAAAGGAAAAACTCCCGAATCCACTCCTTCTCGAACTTCTGGCCAGCTGCCTACGTTTAgag CTCAAGGAAACTCCGGCCATCAACAAAAACCTTCTGCCTCTTCAG GTGGAGAAATCAACCCTATATACTCTGAGATTTCATTTGCTCTTCATGAAAATTTGTCCCAAGATGACTATTCG GATCTCGACAGCACAGACGTAGTTCACAGTGTCGTATATGATATAATTCAGAAAGGTGGAGAAGCCGGGAAAATTGCTAAGGGATCCAAAAAGTTAAAGCTGGATAGAGGGATTCTTTTGGATAACTATGTTCAAAGAGGTCCTATATTAGTGGATGCACAATCGCGATCTTTGTTGATTCACTCGAAGCGTTCAAAAAGACACATGTCACTGAAGCAACATAAGAAATGTGGGTCATTTGATTTACATGATACATTCCGCAG GTTTGACCTCTATAAGCCAATGCATGAAATGTGGAAAGAGTATATGCGAGAGCTTACAAAAAGTACCCC GAAAAAGCAATTGTCTGAAAATCTCCTTTCAGCAGATCTTCATGGGGCTCTTATAATAG TGGCACAATGCAAAGCAGCCTCATATCAAGGTGTAAGTGGCATCATGATCCGGGACACTGCAGAGACTTTTGGAATTATATCAGAGGACAACCGCTTCCGAG tTGTGCCGAAAGCTGGATCAGTCTTCGTCCTCCAAGCTGACTGCTGGAAGGTCACACTGATCGGCGACAAACTGTCACCAAAGGAGAAGTTGAAGGAAAGCCAGCGTATGCAGCATGCGCAATCACTGATCAGATAG
- the LOC123444863 gene encoding ribonuclease P protein subunit p29-like isoform X2, with protein sequence MQQLKLRSCKMNSPSARRTKRVPPRPSLMHGGKEKLPNPLLLELLASCLRLECCFSAQGNSGHQQKPSASSGGEINPIYSEISFALHENLSQDDYSDLDSTDVVHSVVYDIIQKGGEAGKIAKGSKKLKLDRGILLDNYVQRGPILVDAQSRSLLIHSKRSKRHMSLKQHKKCGSFDLHDTFRRFDLYKPMHEMWKEYMRELTKSTPKKQLSENLLSADLHGALIIVAQCKAASYQGVSGIMIRDTAETFGIISEDNRFRVVPKAGSVFVLQADCWKVTLIGDKLSPKEKLKESQRMQHAQSLIR encoded by the exons ATGCAGCAGCTAAAGCTAAGAAGCTGCAAGATGAACAGCCCAAGTGCCCGAAGAACAAAGAGAGTACCCCCAAGGCCAAGTTTGATGCACGGAGGAAAGGAAAAACTCCCGAATCCACTCCTTCTCGAACTTCTGGCCAGCTGCCTACGTTTAgag TGCTGCTTTTCAGCTCAAGGAAACTCCGGCCATCAACAAAAACCTTCTGCCTCTTCAG GTGGAGAAATCAACCCTATATACTCTGAGATTTCATTTGCTCTTCATGAAAATTTGTCCCAAGATGACTATTCG GATCTCGACAGCACAGACGTAGTTCACAGTGTCGTATATGATATAATTCAGAAAGGTGGAGAAGCCGGGAAAATTGCTAAGGGATCCAAAAAGTTAAAGCTGGATAGAGGGATTCTTTTGGATAACTATGTTCAAAGAGGTCCTATATTAGTGGATGCACAATCGCGATCTTTGTTGATTCACTCGAAGCGTTCAAAAAGACACATGTCACTGAAGCAACATAAGAAATGTGGGTCATTTGATTTACATGATACATTCCGCAG GTTTGACCTCTATAAGCCAATGCATGAAATGTGGAAAGAGTATATGCGAGAGCTTACAAAAAGTACCCC GAAAAAGCAATTGTCTGAAAATCTCCTTTCAGCAGATCTTCATGGGGCTCTTATAATAG TGGCACAATGCAAAGCAGCCTCATATCAAGGTGTAAGTGGCATCATGATCCGGGACACTGCAGAGACTTTTGGAATTATATCAGAGGACAACCGCTTCCGAG tTGTGCCGAAAGCTGGATCAGTCTTCGTCCTCCAAGCTGACTGCTGGAAGGTCACACTGATCGGCGACAAACTGTCACCAAAGGAGAAGTTGAAGGAAAGCCAGCGTATGCAGCATGCGCAATCACTGATCAGATAG
- the LOC123444884 gene encoding probable methyltransferase PMT23, whose protein sequence is MAVPSADRKRRPFLLSLSLFLLLSALLVLLVLFLDSSAQSLPFLPSRLSAPSPHPHQQHSPTPIPTPASSSDSQPDGPAAALVKAEENAPATVAGVSGPSDPSRPVDDSNDAAAVDAAATGVDAAGVDGGEAEDDGAVAEVRWETCKVRRGVSATDYIPCLDNIRAIKALRSRRHMEHRERHCPVPPPRCLVRTPAGYRLPVPWPRSRDMIWYNNVPHPKLVEYKKDQNWVTKSGDYLVFPGGGTQFKDGVARYIQFVEQIMPTIQWGTHTRTVLDVGCGVASFGGYLLDRNVITMSLAPKDEHEAQIQFALERGIPAFLGVIGTQKLPFPDNAFDVVHCARCRVHWYANGGKPLLELNRVLRPGGFFVWSATPVYRKEQRDQDDWNAMVTLTKSMCWRTVVKSEDINGIGVVIYQKPTSNSCYIERKTNEPHLCSKKDGSRFPWYTPLDGCILPSAVSSSDETSNSPRLWPERLVRYASVPDDSATIEKFDADTKYWKQVISEVYYRDFPVNWSNVRNVMDMNAGYGGFAAALVDQPLWVMNVVPIGQSDTLPVIFSRGLIGVYHDWCESFNTYPRTYDLLHMSDLLGSLTKRCDILEVAAEVDRILRPGRLFVLKDTMDMIKKMRPVLRSLHYETVVVKRQYLVATKTFWRPRR, encoded by the exons ATGGCCGTCCCCTCCGCCGACCGCAAGCGGCgccccttcctcctctcgctctccctcttcctcctcctctccgctctgctcgtcctcctcgtcctcttcctcgactccTCAGCCCAGtccctccccttcctcccctCCCGCCTCTCCGCCCCCTCCCCCCATCCCCACCAGCAGCACAGCCCAACCCCAATTCCCACCCCGGCAAGCTCGTCCGACTCGCAACCAGACGGCCCAGCCGCTGCCCTTGTAAAAGCAGAGGAGAACGCCCCCGCCACCGTCGCAGGGGTCAGCGGACCCAGCGACCCGTCACGGCCAGTCGACGACAGCAACGACGCGGCGGCAGTCGATGCGGCTGCCACTGGCGTCGATGCGGCGGGAGTGGATGGCGGCGAGGCCGAGGACGACGGGGCGGTGGCGGAGGTGAGGTGGGAGACGTGCAAGGTGAGAAGGGGGGTGTCGGCGACGGACTACATCCCGTGCTTGGACAACATCAGGGCGATCAAGGCGCTGCGCTCCAGGCGGCACATGGAGCACCGGGAGCGCCACTGCCCTGTACCGCCGCCCAGGTGCCTGGTGCGGACGCCCGCCGGGTACCGTCTCCCCGTGCCGTGGCCGCGCAGCCGTGACATG ATTTGGTACAACAATGTTCCTCACCCCAAACTGGTGGAATATAAGAAGGATCAGAACTGGGTCACAAAGTCTGGCGATTATCTTGTTTTCCCCGGAGGCGGAACTCAATTCAAAGATGGTGTTGCAAGATACATACAGTTTGTAGAACAG ATAATGCCTACCATTCAATGGGGAACACATACAAGAACTGTCCTGGATGTTGGATGTGGTGTTGCCAGCTTTGGTGGATACCTGCTTGACAGGAATGTCATTACTATGTCATTGGCCCCTAAAGATGAGCATGAAGCTCAGATACAGTTTGCATTAGAGCGTGGAATTCCAGCATTTCTAGGAGTAATCGGAACTCAAAAGCTCCCTTTCCCTGATAATGCATTTGATGTGGTCCATTGCGCAAGGTGCAGGGTCCATTGGTATGCGAATG GTGGAAAACCACTACTGGAGCTTAACAGAGTACTAAGGCCTGGAGGATTTTTCGTTTGGTCTGCAACACCTGTCTACCGTAAAGAACAAAGAGATCAAGATGACTGGAATG CAATGGTTACTCTGACCAAATCAATGTGCTGGAGGACAGTTGTAAAATCTGAAGATATTAATGGAATTGGTGTTGTTATATATCAGAAACCAACCTCAAATTCTTGCTACATTGAGAGGAAAACGAATGAACCCCACCTGTGTTCCAAGAAAGATGGATCGCGTTTTCCTTG GTATACTCCTCTTGATGGTTGCATTTTGCCATCTGCTGTTTCCAGTTCAGATGAAACAAGCAACTCTCCCCGTCTGTGGCCTGAAAGACTTGTCAGATACGCAAGTGTGCCTGATGATTCTGCTACTATCGAAAAGTTCGATGCTGATACAAAGTATTGGAAACAAGTCATTTCAGAAGTATATTATAGAGACTTTCCAGTTAATTGGTCAAATGTCCGTAATGTAATGGACATGAATGCTGGTTATGGAGG ATTTGCAGCAGCACTTGTGGATCAACCATTGTGGGTTATGAATGTTGTGCCTATTGGCCAGTCAGATACCTTGCCAGTTATTTTTAGCAGAGGTTTGATTGGGGTATATCATGATTGGTGTGAATCTTTCAACACATACCCAAGGACCTAtgatcttctccacatgagtgatCTCCTTGGAAGTCTTACAAAGAG GTGTGACATCCTCGAAGTAGCAGCCGAAGTCGACCGGATATTGAGGCCTGGCAGATTGTTCGTGCTGAAAGACACCATGGACATGATAAAAAAGATGCGCCCAGTTCTTCGCTCTCTGCACTATGAAACCGTAGTCGTGAAGCGCCAATATCTTGTCGCCACAAAGACTTTCTGGCGTCCCCGGCGATAA